One part of the Nocardioides zeae genome encodes these proteins:
- a CDS encoding heavy metal translocating P-type ATPase: MSSTTLPHTTTAAARPLPRPAPLSRTIWRVAEARWATAATALFAVGGLVDLLDGPLWLAWTLYLACYLAGGWEPALAGLQALRERTLDVDVLMVVAAIAAASIGQVFDGALLIVIFATSGALEAIATRRTQDSVRALLDLAPERATRLATDGAEEVVDTADLVPGDLVRVRPGDRIGADGTVVDGASDVDQASITGEPLPVPATVGTPVFAGTVNGAGVLTVRVDRAAAESVVARIVAMVEEASETKARTQLFIERVEQRYAAVVVVATLLLLGVPLALGAAFEPTLLRAMTFMIVASPCAIVLATMPPLLAVMANAGRHGVLLKSAVALERLAQVDRVAFDKTGTLTLGLPEVVAVTRLCRTVAEDDLVALAAAAERGSEHPVGRAVVRYAAERALAVPPATDFLATPGRGVRATVGGRVVEVVAPRGLEVAATEAVAAHEEAGRTAVVVVVDGRPHGVVALADRVRPEAPATVAALGALTGGEPVLLTGDNRAAAAALADRTGIAEVRAGLLPEEKAAAVRDLQDAGHRVALVGDGINDAPAMATAHVGVAMGRSGSDLATQTSDVVLVRDDLTALPRAVALGRRAERVVRANLAFAATVIVVLVTWDLVATLPLPLGVAGHEGSTIVVALNGLRLLREKAWRDAV, encoded by the coding sequence ATGAGCAGCACGACCCTCCCGCACACCACGACGGCCGCCGCCCGACCCCTCCCCCGGCCCGCACCCCTCAGCCGGACCATCTGGCGAGTGGCCGAGGCCCGGTGGGCGACGGCCGCCACGGCGCTCTTCGCCGTCGGCGGCCTCGTCGACCTCCTCGACGGACCCCTGTGGCTCGCCTGGACCCTCTACCTCGCGTGCTACCTCGCCGGCGGGTGGGAGCCGGCCCTCGCCGGCCTGCAGGCGCTGCGCGAGCGCACCCTCGACGTCGACGTGCTCATGGTCGTCGCCGCGATCGCCGCCGCGTCGATCGGCCAGGTCTTCGACGGCGCGCTGCTCATCGTCATCTTCGCCACCTCCGGGGCCCTCGAGGCGATCGCCACGCGCCGTACCCAGGACTCCGTCCGCGCCCTCCTCGACCTCGCCCCCGAACGCGCGACCCGGCTCGCCACCGACGGGGCGGAGGAGGTCGTCGACACCGCCGACCTCGTGCCCGGGGACCTCGTGCGCGTGCGCCCCGGCGACCGGATCGGCGCGGACGGGACGGTCGTCGACGGCGCCTCCGACGTCGACCAGGCGTCCATCACCGGAGAGCCGCTCCCCGTCCCCGCGACGGTCGGCACCCCGGTCTTCGCGGGCACCGTCAACGGCGCCGGCGTGCTGACCGTCCGGGTCGACCGGGCGGCCGCCGAGTCGGTGGTGGCCCGCATCGTCGCGATGGTCGAGGAGGCGTCGGAGACCAAGGCCCGCACGCAGCTGTTCATCGAGCGGGTCGAGCAGCGCTACGCGGCCGTGGTGGTCGTCGCGACGCTGCTGCTCCTCGGCGTGCCGCTCGCCCTCGGCGCGGCCTTCGAGCCCACCCTCCTGCGCGCGATGACGTTCATGATCGTGGCCTCGCCGTGCGCGATCGTCCTGGCCACCATGCCGCCGCTGCTCGCCGTCATGGCCAACGCCGGTCGCCACGGCGTCCTCCTCAAGTCGGCCGTCGCGCTCGAGCGCCTCGCGCAGGTCGACCGCGTGGCCTTCGACAAGACGGGGACGCTCACCCTCGGCTTACCGGAGGTCGTCGCCGTGACCCGGCTGTGCCGGACCGTCGCGGAGGACGACCTCGTCGCGCTCGCCGCGGCCGCCGAGCGCGGGAGCGAGCACCCGGTGGGTCGCGCGGTGGTGCGGTACGCCGCGGAGCGAGCCCTCGCCGTACCCCCCGCCACCGACTTCCTCGCCACCCCCGGGCGGGGGGTCCGGGCCACGGTCGGCGGCCGCGTCGTCGAGGTCGTCGCGCCCCGCGGTCTCGAGGTCGCCGCCACCGAGGCCGTCGCCGCGCACGAGGAGGCCGGGCGCACCGCGGTGGTCGTGGTGGTCGACGGCCGGCCGCACGGGGTGGTCGCGCTGGCGGACCGGGTCCGGCCCGAGGCCCCGGCGACCGTCGCCGCGCTCGGCGCGCTGACCGGCGGCGAGCCGGTGCTCCTCACCGGCGACAACCGCGCGGCGGCGGCCGCGCTCGCCGACCGCACGGGCATCGCCGAGGTGCGGGCGGGCCTGCTGCCCGAGGAGAAGGCGGCCGCCGTCCGGGACCTCCAGGATGCCGGCCACCGCGTCGCGCTGGTCGGCGACGGCATCAACGACGCGCCGGCGATGGCGACCGCCCACGTGGGGGTCGCGATGGGGCGCAGCGGCTCGGACCTCGCCACCCAGACGTCCGACGTCGTGCTCGTGCGCGACGACCTGACCGCGCTCCCCCGGGCGGTCGCGCTCGGCCGCCGGGCCGAGCGGGTCGTGCGGGCCAACCTGGCCTTCGCCGCCACCGTCATCGTGGTGCTCGTGACGTGGGACCTCGTCGCCACGCTGCCCCTGCCGCTCGGCGTCGCGGGCCACGAGGGGTCGACGATCGTCGTCGCCCTCAACGGCCTCCGCCTGCTGCGCGAGAAGGCGTGGCGCGATGCGGTGTGA
- a CDS encoding ArsR/SmtB family transcription factor codes for MGHGIDDRPSRARLDPATAKSVAATLQALATPSRLLILANLQEGPMTVGDLVAAVGMEQPAVSHQLRLLRTMGLVESERRGRHMIYTLFDNHLSELIDQAIYHAEHLGAAPRPREGDDPA; via the coding sequence GTGGGCCATGGAATCGACGACCGCCCGTCGCGCGCGCGGCTCGACCCCGCGACGGCGAAGTCGGTCGCGGCGACCCTCCAGGCGCTCGCCACCCCGAGCCGGCTCCTCATCCTCGCCAACCTGCAGGAGGGGCCGATGACCGTCGGCGACCTCGTCGCCGCCGTCGGGATGGAGCAGCCCGCGGTCTCCCACCAGCTGCGCCTGCTGCGCACGATGGGGCTGGTCGAGTCCGAGCGCCGCGGGCGCCACATGATCTACACGCTCTTCGACAACCACCTGTCGGAGCTCATCGACCAGGCGATCTACCACGCCGAGCACCTGGGTGCCGCGCCGCGACCGCGCGAGGGCGACGACCCGGCCTGA